Proteins from one Mycteria americana isolate JAX WOST 10 ecotype Jacksonville Zoo and Gardens chromosome 1, USCA_MyAme_1.0, whole genome shotgun sequence genomic window:
- the LOC142408306 gene encoding histone H2A.J gives MSGRGKQGGKVRAKAKSRSSRAGLQFPVGRVHRLLRKGNYAERVGAGAPVYMAAVLEYLTAEILELAGNAARDNKKTRIIPRHLQLAIRNDEELNKLLGKVTIAQGGVLPNIQAVLLPKKTESHKAKSK, from the coding sequence ATGTCCGGCCGCGGGAAGCAAGGAGGCAAAGTCCGAGCTAAGGCCAAGTCGCGCTCATCACGGGCCGGGCTGCAGTTCCCCGTGGGCCGTGTACACCGGCTGCTGCGCAAGGGCAACTACGCGGAGCGGGTGGGGGCTGGAGCGCCCGTCTACATGGCGGCCGTGCTGGAGTACCTGACGGCCGAGATCCTGGAGCTGGCGGGCAACGCGGCCCGCGACAACAAGAAGACGCGCATCATCCCCCGCCACCTGCAGCTGGCCATCCGCAACGACGAGGAGCTCAACAAGCTGCTGGGCAAGGTGACCATCGCGCAGGGCGGCGTGCTGCCCAACATCCAGGCCGTGCTGCTGCCCAAGAAGACTGAGAGCCATAAGGCTAAAAGCAAATAA
- the LOC142408311 gene encoding histone H2B 1/2/3/4/6 translates to MPEPAKSAPAPKKGSKKAVTKTQKKGDKKRKKSRKESYSIYVYKVLKQVHPDTGISSKAMGIMNSFVNDIFERIAGEASRLAHYNKRSTITSREIQTAVRLLLPGELAKHAVSEGTKAVTKYTSSK, encoded by the coding sequence ATGCCTGAGCCGGCTAAGTCCGCCCCCGCGCCCAAGAAGGGCTCCAAGAAGGCAGTGACCAAGACGCAGAAGAAGGGCGACAAGAAGCGTAAGAAGAGCCGCAAGGAGAGCTACTCCATCTACGTGTACAAGGTGCTGAAGCAGGTGCACCCCGACACGGGCATCTCGTCCAAGGCCATGGGCATCATGAACTCCTTCGTCAACGACATCTTCGAGCGCATCGCCGGCGAGGCCTCGCGCCTGGCGCACTACAACAAGCGCTCCACCATCACCTCGCGGGAGATCCAGACGGCCGTGCGGCTCCTGCTGCCCGGCGAGCTGGCCAAGCACGCCGTCTCCGAGGGCACCAAGGCTGTCACCAAGTACACCAGCTCCAAGTAG
- the LOC142408301 gene encoding histone H1.01-like, producing MSETAPAAAPAVAAPAAKAAAKKPKKAAGGSKARKPAGPSVTELITKAVSASKERKGLSLAALKKALAAGGYDVEKNNSRIKLGLKSLVSKGTLVQTKGTGASGSFRLSKKPGEVKEKAPKKRAPAAKPKKPAAKKPASAAKKPKKAAAVKKSPKKAKKPAAAAAKKAAKSPKKATKAAKPKKAAAAAKSPAKAKAVKPKAAKPKAAKPKAAKAKKAAPKK from the coding sequence ATGTCGGAGaccgctcccgctgccgctcccgctGTCGCGGCCCCCGCCGCCAAGGCCGCCGCCAAGAAGCCGAAGAAGGCGGCGGGCGGCTCCAAAGCCCGCAAGCCGGCGGGCCCCAGCGTCACCGAGCTGATCACCAAGGCCGTCTCCGCCTCCAAGGAGCGCAAGGGGCTCTCCCTCGCCGCGCTCAAGAAGGCGCTGGCCGCCGGCGGCTACGATGTGGAGAAGAACAACAGCCGCATCAAGCTGGGGCTCAAGAGCCTCGTCAGCAAGGGCACGCTGGTGCAGACCAAGGGCACCGGCGCCTCCGGTTCTTTCCGCCTCAGCAAGAAACCGggagaagtgaaggaaaaagccCCCAAGAAGCGGGCGCCCGCGGCCAAGCCCAAGAAGCCGGCGGCCAAGAAGCCCGCCAGCGCTGCCAAGAAGCCCAAGAAGGCGGCGGCGGTGAAGAAGAGCCCCAAAAAAGCCAAGAAGCCGGCGGCAGCTGCGGCCAAGAAAGCGGCCAAGAGCCCCAAGAAGGCGACTAAGGCTGCCAAGCCCAAaaaggcggcggcagcggcgaaGAGCCCGGCCAAGGCGAAGGCGGTGAAACCCAAAGCAGCCAAGCCCAAGGCGGCCAAGCCCAAAGCGGCCAAGGCAAAGAAGGCGGCGCCCAAGAAGTGA
- the LOC142408319 gene encoding histone H4, whose amino-acid sequence MSGRGKGGKGLGKGGAKRHRKVLRDNIQGITKPAIRRLARRGGVKRISGLIYEETRGVLKVFLENVIRDAVTYTEHAKRKTVTAMDVVYALKRQGRTLYGFGG is encoded by the coding sequence ATGTCTGGCAGAGGCAAGGGCGGGAAGGGGCTCGGCAAGGGGGGCGCCAAGCGCCACCGCAAGGTGCTGCGCGACAACATCCAGGGCATCACCAAGCCGGCCATCCGCCGCCTGGCTCGGCGCGGCGGCGTGAAGCGCATCTCGGGGCTCATCTACGAGGAGACGCGCGGCGTGCTGAAGGTCTTCCTGGAGAACGTCATCCGCGACGCCGTCACCTACACCGAGCACGCCAAGAGGAAGACGGTGACGGCCATGGACGTGGTCTACGCCCTCAAGCGCCAGGGACGCACCCTCTACGGTTTCGGCGGCTAA
- the LOC142408323 gene encoding histone H3 produces MARTKQTARKSTGGKAPRKQLATKAARKSAPATGGVKKPHRYRPGTVALREIRRYQKSTELLIRKLPFQRLVREIAQDFKTDLRFQSSAVMALQEASEAYLVGLFEDTNLCAIHAKRVTIMPKDIQLARRIRGERA; encoded by the coding sequence ATGGCGCGCACGAAGCAGACGGCGCGTAAGTCGACGGGCGGGAAGGCGCCCCGCAAGCAGCTGGCCACCAAGGCGGCCCGCAAGAGCGCGCCGGCCACGGGCGGCGTGAAGAAGCCGCACCGCTACCGGCCCGGCACGGTGGCGCTGCGCGAGATCCGGCGCTACCAGAAGTCGACGGAGCTGCTGATCCGCAAGCTGCCCTTCCAGCGGCTGGTGCGCGAGATCGCGCAGGACTTCAAGACCGACCTGCGCTTCCAGAGCTCGGCCGTGATGGCGCTGCAGGAGGCGAGCGAGGCCTACCTGGTGGGGCTCTTCGAGGACACCAACCTCTGCGCCATCCACGCCAAGCGCGTCACCATCATGCCCAAGGACATCCAGCTGGCCCGCCGCATCCGCGGCGAGCGCGCCTGA